The DNA segment CTCAGCTATCCTGGAATCCGCTTCAACAATCGACTCCCTTACCCGGCCCAGGGTGGTAACCAGCAGCTTTGCCTCAAACGCCACGGATTCACCGACCTCACAGCCAATTGAACTCCGGGCCGCTTCTTGTATGGCCTGGAGGCGCCGGCGCTGGACGCTGCCCCGGTCACGGCTGGTGACCACCTGAAAAAATTCCCTGAAATCCATGGCCGCGATCTGGCGAGGATTCAGGCACCATTTGACAATGGCGAGATTTTCCTGCTCACGGTGGCCGTAGTATTTATCCAGTTCCGGGAAAAACTGACTCACCAGGTGATTCCTGATCCGCATCCGGATACTGTGCTCATACGCCTTTAACTTCCTCTTGAGAGACAGCAGATTGCGCAAATCCCGGATCAACGGCGACGGCAGATCGTAGTATAGAAACTTGCCCTGGGAGATAAGGTCGGCCACGTTGGCGCTATCCTTGGTATCGTTCTTGTCCCAGCGGCCATCCAGCGTCTTCCGGTTCTCTTTCGCCGCTTCGTTCGACACCAGGACCACGGTAAGACCGTTGTTGATCAGAAATTCGGCCAAGGGCTTATGGTAGTCGGCGGTCGGTTCCACGCCAAATACCACCTTGTCGAGCCCCTCCTGGGTCATGATCGCCCGAGCCCGGTGCAGCAGGGTGTCAAACCCTTCTCTGTTGTTGTCAAAGATCAATCGTCGTAAAAACGACTTGCCGGTGGCGGCGCCGAAGAAGGCATGGTGCTTGTCCTTGGCCACGTCTATCCCGACGATGAGATGCCTGTCCGAACCACGGATCTCTTTCTTGAGTTGACTAAACTCCCTCAGCCTTGATAAAGTTAAATTTTTCATTGGAAACCTCCTGTTTTGGATACTTGGTTGGCACCTATTTCTTAACAGGAGGTTTCTCTTTTTTACA comes from the Desulfobacterales bacterium genome and includes:
- a CDS encoding transposase, yielding MKNLTLSRLREFSQLKKEIRGSDRHLIVGIDVAKDKHHAFFGAATGKSFLRRLIFDNNREGFDTLLHRARAIMTQEGLDKVVFGVEPTADYHKPLAEFLINNGLTVVLVSNEAAKENRKTLDGRWDKNDTKDSANVADLISQGKFLYYDLPSPLIRDLRNLLSLKRKLKAYEHSIRMRIRNHLVSQFFPELDKYYGHREQENLAIVKWCLNPRQIAAMDFREFFQVVTSRDRGSVQRRRLQAIQEAARSSIGCEVGESVAFEAKLLVTTLGRVRESIVEADSRIAEACRQIPGYESIVSIPGIGPAVAAVVLASIGDPHR